The Aestuariibius sp. HNIBRBA575 nucleotide sequence AACTCGAAACGTTGTTTGCACAGGACGGATTGCACAAAACCGAAGACCTGAGCCTGCGCCGATTGTCACGCCGGTTGGGGGTTCCTGATCGTCAGGTGTCCAACGCGATCAACCGTGCCCGTGGCATCAGTGTGTCGCAATTTGTAAACAACCATCGCATTCAGGATGCCTGCGAGATGCTGATAAAGACCGAAAAATCCGTCATCGACATTTCATTGGCGGCGGGGTTTGCGTCAAAATCCAATTTCAATCGGGAATTTCTGAGGGTCACCCAAACCACACCTTCGCGCTGGCGCAGCCAAAACCGTGCGCAAAACATGGATAAATGATTAACGGAATTCGCGATATCATTGCTTGCGTCAGTTTGGACTTCGCCCTACACAGCGCTTGCAGACGTTTTTCTTTTTCGACCACTGTCTCCCTAATCCGGCGTTCAGTCTTTTCGATCCAGACCGACCACGCCAAGCTGTCGCATAATGCGGGCAGCGCATTTTTAGGAGATTACGGATATGGCTAATGGCACCGTAAAATGGTTCAACGCAACTAAAGGTTTTGGTTTTATCGCACCCGAAGGCGGCAGCAAAGATGTGTTTGTACACATTTCTGCAGTTGAGCGTTCCGGCCTGACTGGTCTGGCTGACGATCAAAAAGTGACTTTTGACGTCGAAGCTGGCCGTGACGGTCGTGAATCTGCGGTTAATATCGAACTGGCATAAGCCAACGATATTCCAAGATTTGAAGCGCGGTTCCCGTAATGGGGGCCGCGTTTTTTGTTGCGTGATCCCGATTATTACCCCGGCAGAAAACAAAAATATCTTGCCTTTGGGTGGGATACGCGCCAATCGAAATCATGCGTTTTTTGCCAAAACTTCTGACATTGCTGCTGGCCATCGCAATTGCGGCGGGCATTTTCCGCGTGTCTCACAGCTATTTCGTATCCGAAGAACTGGCCAAAGCAGAGGGCCGTCTGTCGCTGTTTCGCGCGGCTGTGGACGCGGAATTTAACCGCTTTTCGCATCTGACCTTTGTGTTGTCACGCGACCCGATTGTGATCGACACGGCCATGGGGCAGGACACGGATGCGTTGAATATGCGCCTGCGCGGATTTGCCGATCAGGCCGGATTAGAAGCGATCTATCTGATGGATCAGAACGGTTTGACCATCGCGGCCTCTAATCATCATCTGCCTTCCAGCTTTGTTGGGCAGAATTATTCGTTTCGCCCCTATTTCAGTCAGGCCATGGCCGGGCAACAGGGCCGGTTTTATGCGATTGGCACCACCACAGGGCTACCGGGATATTTTATCACCGATGCGGTGCGCGATGGGGCCGGGGACATTCGCGGGGTGATCGCGATCAAAATTGGCTTTGCACAACTGGAACAAAGCTGGCGGGGATCTGGCGAACAGGTGTTGCTATCCAATGCCGATGGGGTGGTGTTGCTGTCATCCGATCCGGCGTGGCGTTACCGGATGTTGCAGGACCTAACCCCCAACCAACGCGCCCGTATCCAAGCATCCCGCCAATTTCCCGGTCAGGAACTGGCGCCGCTGGATTGGGCGATGTTGCCAGATCAGCGGGCCGAAATCGCGGGTGCGGAACACATGCATCTGACGGCGACCACACAGCCGCATGGCTGGAATATCCACTATTTTGCCAGCGATGACCGTGCTGATGCGCGGGCTTCTTTGGTGACGGCGCTCGCGGTATTGCTGGCCGGTGTGGGGTTGGTCATCGTGCAAATCCAGCGCAACAACAGAGTTGCCGCCGCCCTGCGCCGGTCCGAAATGGAAGAGTTGAAACTGCGCAAGGCCAATGAACGTCTGGCCGTGGAAATCACCGAACGCACCACCGCCGAACGCCGTTTGCAGCGCACGCAACAGGAATTGCAACGGGCCAGTCGATTGGCCGCATTGGGTCAATTATCAGCCTCTGTCACACATGAGCTGGGTCAACCGATTGCCGCCATGCGCAACCATCTGACCGCCGCCGAATTTCGCGCGCAGGGGCAGGGGCAGGGGGACACGCCCCAGACCAAGCTGACCCAGACCATTTTTGGTCTGGTGGACCGTATGGAAGGCATCACCCGGCAGCTCAAATTCTTTGCGCGTACAGGCCAAGAAGAGTTTAACGATGTTGATCTATGCGGGTCCCTGCGCGCCGCGCTGGCCTTGGTGGAACCAAATGTCGACGCGTTTCATGTTGATGTGCGGGTGGATTTGCCGGATCATCCGGTTTGGGTGCGGGGCAGCAATCTGCGCATAGAGCAAGTCATGACCAATCTGTTGCGCAACGCCGTGGATGCGGTCGAAGACAGTGATGCCCCCCAGATCCATGTGCGGGTTGGGGTTTCGGATCAAAATCACTGGTTTGATATTCGGGACAATGGCCATGGTCTGGGCCAGGCA carries:
- a CDS encoding cold-shock protein → MANGTVKWFNATKGFGFIAPEGGSKDVFVHISAVERSGLTGLADDQKVTFDVEAGRDGRESAVNIELA
- a CDS encoding ATP-binding protein gives rise to the protein MRFLPKLLTLLLAIAIAAGIFRVSHSYFVSEELAKAEGRLSLFRAAVDAEFNRFSHLTFVLSRDPIVIDTAMGQDTDALNMRLRGFADQAGLEAIYLMDQNGLTIAASNHHLPSSFVGQNYSFRPYFSQAMAGQQGRFYAIGTTTGLPGYFITDAVRDGAGDIRGVIAIKIGFAQLEQSWRGSGEQVLLSNADGVVLLSSDPAWRYRMLQDLTPNQRARIQASRQFPGQELAPLDWAMLPDQRAEIAGAEHMHLTATTQPHGWNIHYFASDDRADARASLVTALAVLLAGVGLVIVQIQRNNRVAAALRRSEMEELKLRKANERLAVEITERTTAERRLQRTQQELQRASRLAALGQLSASVTHELGQPIAAMRNHLTAAEFRAQGQGQGDTPQTKLTQTIFGLVDRMEGITRQLKFFARTGQEEFNDVDLCGSLRAALALVEPNVDAFHVDVRVDLPDHPVWVRGSNLRIEQVMTNLLRNAVDAVEDSDAPQIHVRVGVSDQNHWFDIRDNGHGLGQATLADLQEPFVTTRESGRGMGLGLAISSSIVSDHGGTMVAENVDTGGAIFTVTFPISDGDTV